GCGCCAGTCACACCAGGGCACGGCGATTAAAAAAGGGACGCGCACCAGCGACGACCCTTCGCTCGACAATCCATTCCGCTCCCAGACGGCCGACCGTGCATCAAAACACACATATCCTCCAAAAAACTACCATGCCTCTCCATTCGTCCGCGGCTACTTGTTTTAGCTGCTCGCCGCTGGATCCGCTCCCTCCACCCGTTGTGACACCAAAATCAGCTCACAGACGGTCGAGACGGCGACGAGACGCAATTTGTTGCAAGAGTTGTCCAAATTGTCCGCATGAACGCGGCTGTCATCCAACATCGAGCACGTCAAACTGGCCTGGGCTGTACAATGTTTCTCATGAGCCGTTGCTATGGCACCCGACCACACGACAAATGGTATTCAGCCTACCAACTACTCAAAAACATGCCGTACCTCCACATTAATACCGATGGATGGTCTTACCAAGTGCCGCGGCGAAGTCCACAAGCCTCCTCCTTACCTGGCGACCGATCggtgttttcctttttaactGTCTGGATAGCTGTTTGTTTTCCCAGGCGACGACAGCATCTccgggatttttttttttttttttttttttttttttttacctgggAATCCCAAAGAACTTCCGGGCCCATGCTGGGATACAGACTGAATAATTGGACAACAGAGCTGTGGATTCGGAGATTGCCGAATGCATCGATGCATGTCAGTGGTATATCTATGGTCAGtggcaaaaaattaaaaaaaagaaaaaaaaagaaaaaagaacatgtGGTAAAGTTTCTGCCTGTAGAAATATTCAGGttcaacacaataacacacacggCATGATTATGTATGTATTTTAGGAAACACTGGCTGCAGCTAAGCATGCCAGGTTtaggaaaataaatgcatgcacGGTaagaatatgttttattttatatttaaaaatgcacatataTTTTGAATATCAATGTGACATTTAAACAAGAAAGCCTTTTTAAAGTTTACCGTAATGGACtacaactttattttatttacatttttgatcaaTGCAAATAAGTTATTTATGCATATGATtaactttattttcaaaatttcctctgagtttagcTGCATGTAACACACATAGaaaatacttttaatttttaaaacgGTTTGATTATTCCCAGGTAATTTAGAATTGATGACACTAGGACATCACTGATATTTAAAGtccaaatataacaaaaaaatatatataaattatgCCCAATACTCAACCAACAGAGATGTTTGGCTAACACTAGCAAAGAACTCAAGCTAGCTAGCTAGggctacagcaagctaatatagcataacaTTATTAGCTTAACATAAAGTCAGCTAGTTAGCCTTTTAGACAGTTAATTGTACGTTTTTAAAAGCTGGTTAGCTGTTATGCTATTGTATTAGATGATAGAGTACAAAATATATCAGAAATTTAGGCTAGAGTATTGAAAATCATGACGACCATAGGGGGCTTCTCATCCAATATCAAAGTGGGCATCTTCAATCAAAAATCCTTGTCTTACACTCTCACAGATTACAGTAAACGTATTTCTTATTTCTCCCATTCAAATTAATGGATAACCATTCATAACACTCATATAAACAGAATAGAaaatttgtatgtgtatatttatgtataaaataGACTTAGAATCTTACATCAATATACCTCAAACCCAGTTCTTTAGATTTCCTCTAAGAAGTAAAAGGATTTCAGTACTTTTTAAAGATTAGCAAGGCCACTGTCATCCAAGGAAAGACCTGAAATGACACGTTTTACTGTGATAATACATCTGTGACACCACGAGGTGGCAGCAAACTGCTGTTTCACACAAACTGCCAAATATCCAGACATCTGTGAAATGCTGTTTGACAGGTGGATGTATGCTCATTACACGTGTTGATACCAGCACAGTACAAGTCCCCTATGAATGTTCTTGTTGGGTGTTGTTGGAACAATAGGAGATAAAAGCTACAACATAATTTAGGCCAATCCTTAATGAATGTAAGGCAGCTATTGGAATCGACGGGGCCTGTGCCAGCGTTGAAGAACATCATAAGCATCATGAATCTTCACAAACATTGCCTCAGCATCCTTGCTGGGGTTGTGGTCTGGATGCCATGTCTTTGCCAGCTCCCTGTAGCTTCGAGTTATCTCTTCAAGAGAGGCCTCTGAATCCAAAGATAAAACCTGCAACATATCAGAATATTCAGGTCATAAATCAAGTCAAGCAGAAAATGCAGAGACTGACATGTAGTATAAATGCTGAACTACAACTACTTTATCTTATCCCTTAGATTTTCCTGAGATATGAGACTGTTTACCTGCAGtgcctctttttctctctcagtgTACTCTTTGAGCAGTATTTCCAGCACCTTCCTCCAACCCTCTTCATAGTAGCCTCCTCCAGTTAGGACACACAAGATCCGATATGGCATTAAAAGAATGTACTCCAACACACCTCTGAGCCAAggcagaaaccagaaaatatccaGCAGTGCTGCTATAGAGTCAGACAGATAGTATAGTGTGGCTGTGGTGTTGTGAAAAATACAGTAACCCAGCGGAGCAGAGAACGCCAGCCAAGCTAGGCCGAGCCTGTAAAGCCGTGGACCTGAATAAAAAGTAGTCATTTTAGTAAGGCCTTAAAATTCAAAGCAAAGCCAAATTATTTGTCAGAAGGAAATCAGATGAAAATCAGCTCACCTAATTTCTGTGTCTTCCCAGGTGTCTGTGGAGGTTTGAACCTGCGGTTTTGTGCAGCAGTGACGCTCGCAGCCAAGCTTATAGGAAGAGGTGATAAAGTGCTGCCGTAGAATATTGGGGAGGTAATGAGACAAGCAGTCAAAGTTTTTTGGAGATCAGAGGTCTGCTGGCCAACATTGGACACCAGATGTACACCTGCACCCACACTTAAAGGCAGAACAATCAAGTAGAAGAAACTGAGGGAGTTCAGTCCTATCAGAGCCACGGTACCAAAGTAGATCCCAACACACACCTGTCCAGCAAATCTGACAGGGCCCACAGGAGGAGGAACCGAGGCATGAtccctttttctctctttgtcgGCATCTTGATTGGCCTCGCCCACGTATGCAGGAATACGTGAGACCTCTCTGACCCAGCCAAACCCAAATCCTCCCAAGGTTAGCATCCACAGCAGAGCATGGCTGTCTCTTCCTAAATACAAATGGTGGAGGCCTAAAGGCCCTCCTACTGCCCACAACACATAGGCTACTATTACACTTTTTGCCATCCTGTGGCCTCAGTGGATTAGTCTTAGTGCAGGTTGGTATTAATCATCCTTGAGAAGTACCTGcaatgaaaatacacaaaaatttaGCCTTACCTTGAAATCAAAATTATGTGGAATCTAGTAAATAATCATTATTTCTAGTCAGTGTTTCTAGTTCATTATATATGGACAGAATCTTAGAAtatattgtttattttcagtgatgtgtgatgtattttttcattaatgctTTTACTTAAAGAATGGAAAAACACGTGTTTactcttttatttgttttacagtcatgCTTCTTTTGATCACATCTAATTTTTTTAATCCAATGTTCTTACATCGTTTCTAAAATATACAGCTTACTtcattaaatttcattttaagacTTTGATATACTCTATGTTTCCTGTATTATCTGTCAGCTGCTGGTTGACCAGGACACTCAAAGGGATTTTTAATCTCCACGATCCCCTTCCCCGGTTAAATAATATATTATATAAGAGGGATTTATCTTGGTCCATGATGTGCATTGTCATTTAATTCGACTCATTACGTGATCCAAAATGTGGTGCTTTCTAACCGGAATCGTAGCACATATGGCCGTTACAAACAGTCAGACATTACGCTATTAGATAGTCTACCAACCTTCTCTACAGACAGaggacattttctatttttattttctatatttgtttttgtgcaataaAGATTGAATTACTTACTTAGTGTACTCATAGTTTCAAATCCTTATCCCAAGAAGAGGTTTCAATACTTTCCGTAGGTGAAGGTGGTGCATGCAGTTGCAACAGTTGGACTTTGGATCATGACAATGGAATTGCACGGTGCCCTCAACACATGATGTACATCGGCATGAGCCCTTGATTATTTGAACTGATAAGATGAGTGAAAAGTTTAAAGGGGACGCTTGTGAGAAACAGTATACTGGCATTAATGCTTCGTAAAGTTCTGTAAACCTTTCAAGGAAGGTTGAACTGCAAATACAGTGATATTTGTGAAGCAAAGCTTTAAACCGTCAAAAAGTAAAGTAAATTAGAGGTGGGTTATGTACATACAGCTTATATAGAATGGCCATTGTCAGACTTAGAGTGGCATATAAAATTGGATTGTTAAATACATTTCTGTGTTAGCAACATTTCCTCTGGTTGTGAAGTTAATTGTAAATATGCTATATGGTTATGGGTAGTACAAACTAATGCATTATTTCATATATAAATTATAAGTTACAAAAATTAGACTGTAATTTGCAACAATCTGCAGAATCCTAGAACAATTTAGTTTattgaaaaaatatagtaaTCCTTTCTTAATTGTAGAGGAGTATAGAAtatggaaacacaaaataaagataaagtaaaatacagaatattgTACTTAGTTACTATCCCCCTATGACTGATTAAAGCAGCTGTAAAAGGACATGCTAAGGTAGAGTTTGAAAGCTTTAAGGCACGTCATATACATTCAGGAAAAACACATTGCACATATTCAGTTGCCAGTTTATTATTAGTTTAAAACTAGTGCATCAGTTCTGCAATAAATCCTATTCATGAAGGGTGTAATGAGGAAGCTGTCTTAGACAATTGTTCAGTCTACTCATTTCAGAGGCAGTTTGTGTTGCAGCTTATAGTTAGGACTGTCTCAGGTGACCCAGAACCATCCATTAGTAATGCTGCTGCAGGCCTAGACTGCTGGGGGAGTTCCCACGATGCACTGTGTGCCTCTCTCTTCTACccacttttcttttcctctccatgCATTCATTTGCTACCGTTGCATGTCATTAACTGTCTTCTCTCTTTTGAAGTTTGTGTTCTATCCTCTCTGCAGGTATCTCTAGAGCGGCATGTTTCTGATCTGAGGTTGCAGACCTCACCAACCTCCCCCATactttttgtttaattgtatttatgtTTCTCTTTGCTATCCTTTCCTTAATTCCTtttaccctcaccccaaccagcTGGGGAAGATGGCAACCTGAGCCTGGTTCTATCTGAAAATCCTTCCTtctaaaacagatttttctttttccaacgGTCACCACAGTGTTTGCTCAAGGAGAACTGTTGGATTTCTCTCTATAATATAATAGTGTAAAGTCTTGTAAGTCctttaaatgaattaaactgGACAAAATTATCAAGGTAGCAtgcaacatttaatttaattaaatcgattgtttttttgtgtttttatcatcGGGGAATAAGTATTTGTTGTGTCAACACACTGCATCTCTGCAACACAGTGAACGTAATGACATCCACAATACTGGAGATGATAATGGACAGATTAAGAGCAGAGTGGCAGACCAGAAATCAAAAATCAGTGAAGAACCACAGTTCTATGATGAACAGAGTTAATGAGGTTGTTGTTGCTACCTGGTGGAATCTTGTCCCACTTCCCCTGAAGCACTTAGCAAAGTTGGTTGACATATTGGGGAACAGGATCCATTTGTCAGACAAAGCAAGGAACATATGCCATATTTATGCTGTACCATTCTGTCTGAATCAAATGGCAGAGTCGTGGACATTCACGTGCCGTTAAACTGACGTGTCAGCATCCAGCCTTTCTCTTATCATCTGCGGCATTGTGTTATTTGAatgaagctgcattttaaggtggcCTTTTATAATCACTGGTCAAAGGAGTGTCAGTGTGCTGGTTAGACTATCTGATCATTGTGTTTAAAGCTGCACCTGACTAGGGTGTACATTGACTCAACAGTTGAAAATTTATCACCATCTCAACAACGTTTTGTGCACAGTTGGCTAAGTGAAATCCTTTTACAACCTTAGCAACATAAATTAGATTTTCAACTCCCCACTTGCAAACGTCCCATTTTGCAGGCTGCAATCATATTTTTCTTCAGTTGAATATTATCAGGTCTTGATCTTACTATAAAGGTatttcaaaaagttctcagccTGACTTGGAAACAAGGAGTGTCACTCCTATTTTAGTCTAACTGTGTATTGTAATTATATATAATTtcactgtccacaaaaaaatcaattgtTTGAAGCAATGACAGCAAAGATAAAAGAAGAGGGAGGCTCTGTCCAAACAGCACAggtggcagaagcagccaaTTGGGAATCTGAATTGTAGTTTCCCAAAGTAATGATGAAgctgttgtatctactctcagatgtacgtcgctttggattgGTGTCTGCTAGATcagtccatccattctctatacaccgctttatcctcactagggttgcggggggtgctggagcctatcccagctgactcggcgaaggcaggggacaccctggacaggttgccagtctgtcacagggctacatatacagacaaacaatcacactcacattcacacctacaggcaatttagagtaaccaattaacctcagcatatttttggactgtgggatgaagccggagtaccccgagaaaacccatgcatgcacagggagaacatgcaaactctgtTCAGACTGACTCAGCCCAGGATTTGAActagggatcttcttgctgcaaggcgaaagtgcaaaccactaccctactgtgcagccctgccagatgaaattgtaaattgtaagtcACTATGCTGTTGAGGACAGGCTCAAGCTTTGACCCATTTCTTGAATAGGATTCAAAGCTTGAACATCACTGAACTAAGtgcaataacattaaatgagactGGGCCAAAAAACAATGCATGCAACAATCATTTTCCT
The window above is part of the Acanthochromis polyacanthus isolate Apoly-LR-REF ecotype Palm Island chromosome 6, KAUST_Apoly_ChrSc, whole genome shotgun sequence genome. Proteins encoded here:
- the dnajc22 gene encoding dnaJ homolog subfamily C member 22: MAKSVIVAYVLWAVGGPLGLHHLYLGRDSHALLWMLTLGGFGFGWVREVSRIPAYVGEANQDADKERKRDHASVPPPVGPVRFAGQVCVGIYFGTVALIGLNSLSFFYLIVLPLSVGAGVHLVSNVGQQTSDLQKTLTACLITSPIFYGSTLSPLPISLAASVTAAQNRRFKPPQTPGKTQKLGPRLYRLGLAWLAFSAPLGYCIFHNTTATLYYLSDSIAALLDIFWFLPWLRGVLEYILLMPYRILCVLTGGGYYEEGWRKVLEILLKEYTEREKEALQVLSLDSEASLEEITRSYRELAKTWHPDHNPSKDAEAMFVKIHDAYDVLQRWHRPRRFQ